In a single window of the Pedococcus dokdonensis genome:
- a CDS encoding sugar phosphate isomerase/epimerase family protein, which yields MAGAVSIPGATVALSTASVYPDTCAAAFATAARLGYDAIEVMVFTDPVSQEAGALAALSQLHGIPIVSVHAPTLLLTQRIWGPDPWTKVDNSIALAREVGASTVVLHPPFRWQKEYASEFVEGVALREHETGIALAVENMFPWRARQREFEAYLPHWDPVPQPYDHVTLDLSHTSTAGSDAMAMAAALGPRLRHVHLADGLGSLKDEHLVPGRGSQPCAEFLELLALKRFSGSVVVEVGTRKLTPEQREVDLAEALAFARLHLATASTADAS from the coding sequence ATGGCTGGAGCGGTGTCGATCCCTGGGGCCACGGTGGCTCTGTCGACCGCCTCGGTCTACCCCGACACGTGCGCAGCCGCCTTCGCCACTGCGGCGCGGCTGGGTTACGACGCCATCGAGGTGATGGTCTTCACCGACCCGGTCTCGCAGGAGGCGGGTGCCCTGGCGGCACTGTCCCAGCTGCACGGCATACCCATCGTGTCGGTGCACGCCCCCACGCTCCTGCTGACGCAGCGGATCTGGGGCCCCGACCCCTGGACCAAGGTCGACAACTCCATCGCCCTGGCCCGAGAGGTCGGGGCGTCGACCGTGGTGCTGCACCCGCCGTTCCGCTGGCAGAAGGAGTACGCCAGCGAGTTCGTCGAGGGGGTGGCGCTGCGCGAGCACGAGACCGGGATCGCGCTCGCGGTCGAGAACATGTTCCCGTGGCGGGCTCGCCAGCGGGAGTTCGAGGCCTACCTGCCGCACTGGGACCCGGTGCCGCAGCCCTACGACCACGTCACCCTCGACCTGTCGCACACCTCCACCGCCGGCTCCGACGCCATGGCGATGGCCGCCGCCCTCGGGCCCCGGCTGCGGCACGTCCACCTGGCCGACGGCCTCGGTTCGCTCAAGGACGAGCACCTCGTGCCGGGGCGGGGCAGCCAGCCCTGCGCCGAGTTCCTCGAGCTGCTCGCGCTGAAGCGGTTCTCGGGGTCGGTCGTCGTCGAGGTCGGCACGCGCAAGCTCACCCCCGAGCAGCGTGAGGTCGACCTGGCCGAGGCGCTCGCGTTCGCCCGGCTGCACCTCGCCACCGCCTCGACGGCCGATGCCTCATGA
- a CDS encoding matrixin family metalloprotease, whose amino-acid sequence MVSLRQRAACIGIATSPLSVRRSFMGQLTNSVPVSLRQQLDRLGSKFVHVNCIQVGSDQFTFNDAVEIDRAIAKTRDLYAAAGRSMGVGRIQHFVISTAAAAGRDVINSDGEAESLTDEWTVPNDALDLFFVRMYVGSTAGLSRVDGPCDKDAKGMDGSVVEMNAGGGVSDFGTAHELGHYLGLSHRTNGTALMNPTIPNGGVITTSEADNMRDHCRMKNPC is encoded by the coding sequence GTGGTCAGCCTCCGCCAGCGCGCTGCCTGCATCGGCATCGCGACGTCGCCGCTGTCGGTGCGTCGCAGCTTCATGGGACAGCTCACCAACTCGGTGCCGGTCTCCCTGAGGCAGCAGCTCGACCGCCTCGGCAGCAAGTTCGTCCACGTGAACTGCATCCAGGTCGGGTCCGACCAGTTCACATTCAACGACGCCGTCGAGATCGACCGCGCCATCGCGAAGACCAGGGACCTGTATGCCGCGGCCGGAAGGTCCATGGGCGTCGGCCGGATCCAGCACTTCGTCATCTCCACGGCAGCTGCGGCCGGCCGGGACGTGATCAACTCCGACGGCGAGGCCGAGAGCCTCACCGACGAGTGGACCGTCCCGAACGACGCACTGGACCTGTTCTTCGTCCGGATGTACGTCGGCAGCACCGCCGGCCTCTCGCGGGTCGACGGCCCGTGCGACAAGGACGCCAAGGGCATGGACGGCAGCGTCGTCGAGATGAATGCGGGCGGCGGGGTCTCCGACTTCGGCACCGCGCACGAGCTGGGTCACTACCTGGGTCTGAGCCACCGCACCAACGGCACCGCCCTGATGAACCCGACGATCCCCAACGGGGGCGTCATCACCACGTCCGAGGCCGACAACATGCGTGACCACTGCCGCATGAAGAACCCCTGCTAG
- a CDS encoding ABC transporter ATP-binding protein has translation MKNAIEIAHLRVVRGSREVLPDLSVTVPAGQVVGLLGPSGSGKSTLIRAVVGVQVVASGDLTVLGEPAGSPSLRRRIGYVTQSPSVYDDLSVRANVRYFASILGADASAADDAIEAVDLTSHADALVGNLSGGQRSRVSLAAALVGDPELLVLDEPTVGLDPVLRRDLWELFNRLAAQGRSLLVSSHVMDEASRCDRLLLLREGRILADDTLPALLARTGTDDAEQAFLALIDRAAQEAR, from the coding sequence ATGAAAAACGCCATCGAGATCGCGCACCTCCGGGTGGTCCGGGGGAGCCGCGAGGTGCTGCCCGACCTGTCGGTCACCGTCCCGGCCGGCCAGGTCGTCGGGCTGCTCGGCCCCAGCGGCAGCGGCAAGTCGACCCTGATCCGCGCCGTCGTCGGGGTCCAGGTCGTCGCCTCCGGCGACCTCACCGTGCTCGGGGAGCCGGCTGGCTCGCCCTCGCTGCGTCGGCGGATCGGCTACGTCACGCAGAGCCCGAGCGTCTACGACGACCTCTCGGTGCGGGCCAACGTCCGCTACTTCGCCAGCATCCTCGGGGCGGACGCCTCGGCCGCGGACGACGCGATCGAGGCCGTCGACCTCACCAGCCACGCCGACGCCCTGGTCGGCAACCTCTCCGGAGGCCAGCGCTCGCGGGTCTCGCTGGCGGCAGCCCTCGTCGGCGACCCCGAGCTCCTCGTCCTCGACGAGCCCACCGTCGGGCTCGACCCCGTGCTGCGTCGCGACCTGTGGGAGCTGTTCAACCGCCTTGCGGCGCAAGGGCGTTCGCTGCTCGTCTCGAGCCACGTCATGGACGAGGCGAGCCGCTGCGACCGGCTGCTTCTGCTGCGCGAGGGTCGGATCCTCGCCGACGACACCCTGCCCGCCCTCCTCGCCCGCACCGGCACCGACGACGCCGAGCAGGCCTTTCTCGCCCTGATCGACCGCGCTGCCCAGGAGGCACGATGA
- a CDS encoding Ppx/GppA phosphatase family protein, which produces MRLGVIDVGSNTVHLLVVDAHRGAQPLPATSHKIELRLSEHVTDSGDISEAGEVALTGFIDECLGVAEDQGVEDVLAFVTSAIREAPNGEDVLARVRAATGVALQVLSGEDEARLTFLAARRWFGWSSGTLLVVDIGGGSLELAAGMDEEPDAAVSLPLGAGRLTRDLLPGDPPGPDVVREARRVIRQRLAAAVRPLAKAGAADRAVGTSKTMRSLARVTGAAPSSEGPYAARSLERAALATLVTDLAGMSVRERAGLSGVSASRSPQLLAGALVAEAAMDLLDLERLEICPWALREGVILSRLDTMG; this is translated from the coding sequence ATGCGCCTCGGGGTCATCGACGTCGGCTCCAACACGGTCCACCTCCTTGTCGTCGACGCCCACCGCGGCGCGCAGCCCCTGCCCGCGACGTCGCACAAGATCGAGCTGCGGCTGTCCGAGCACGTCACCGACTCCGGTGACATCTCCGAGGCGGGGGAGGTGGCACTGACCGGTTTCATCGACGAGTGCCTCGGCGTCGCGGAGGACCAGGGCGTCGAGGACGTGCTGGCCTTCGTCACCAGCGCGATCCGCGAGGCGCCGAACGGCGAGGACGTGCTGGCCAGGGTGCGCGCCGCGACGGGAGTCGCTCTCCAGGTGCTGTCGGGGGAGGACGAGGCGCGCCTCACCTTCCTCGCGGCCCGCCGCTGGTTCGGCTGGTCCAGCGGGACGCTGCTGGTGGTGGACATCGGTGGGGGCTCCCTCGAGCTCGCAGCCGGCATGGACGAGGAGCCCGACGCCGCCGTCTCGCTGCCGCTCGGCGCCGGCCGCCTGACCCGCGACCTGCTCCCCGGTGACCCGCCCGGACCCGACGTGGTCCGTGAGGCCCGCCGGGTCATCCGTCAACGGCTCGCCGCCGCCGTGCGACCCCTCGCCAAGGCGGGCGCTGCCGACCGTGCGGTCGGCACCTCCAAGACGATGCGCTCCCTCGCCCGCGTCACCGGCGCCGCGCCCAGCAGCGAGGGCCCGTATGCCGCGCGCAGCCTCGAGCGCGCCGCGCTCGCCACCCTGGTCACCGACCTCGCGGGGATGTCCGTCCGGGAGCGGGCCGGACTGTCCGGGGTCTCGGCCAGCCGCTCACCCCAGCTGCTCGCCGGCGCGCTCGTCGCCGAGGCGGCGATGGACCTGCTCGACCTGGAGCGGCTGGAGATCTGTCCGTGGGCGCTGCGCGAGGGCGTCATCCTCAGCAGGCTCGACACGATGGGCTGA
- a CDS encoding TetR/AcrR family transcriptional regulator, producing MSPRGRRPGGADTRQAIVEAARVDFAEQGYDGTSLRGIARRAEVDPALVHHYFGGKPQLFAAVMDIPVDPSALIGAVLAGPRDRIGEALVRTFLRVWDDEAGRQRFQALVRAAVTHEEATRMLREFLVREVFGRVVRELATEGPEEPSGADQPALEVRAGLAASQMIGLAMMRYIVEFPAVVEATHDELAALVGPTLQRYLVG from the coding sequence ATGAGCCCGCGTGGGCGGCGGCCGGGTGGCGCGGACACCCGGCAGGCGATCGTCGAGGCGGCCCGCGTCGACTTCGCCGAGCAGGGCTATGACGGCACGTCGCTGCGGGGGATCGCGCGCCGGGCCGAGGTCGACCCGGCGCTGGTGCACCACTACTTCGGCGGCAAGCCGCAGCTCTTCGCGGCCGTCATGGACATCCCGGTCGACCCGTCGGCGCTGATCGGTGCGGTGCTCGCCGGGCCGCGCGACCGGATCGGCGAGGCACTGGTGCGCACCTTCCTGCGGGTCTGGGACGACGAGGCCGGCCGGCAGCGGTTCCAGGCCCTGGTGCGGGCGGCGGTCACCCACGAGGAAGCCACCCGCATGCTGCGCGAGTTCCTGGTGCGAGAGGTGTTCGGGCGGGTGGTCCGCGAGCTGGCGACCGAGGGACCGGAGGAACCCTCCGGTGCCGACCAGCCGGCGCTGGAGGTCCGGGCGGGGCTGGCCGCCTCGCAGATGATAGGGCTGGCGATGATGCGCTACATCGTGGAGTTCCCCGCCGTGGTGGAGGCGACCCACGACGAGCTGGCCGCCCTGGTCGGGCCGACGCTCCAGCGCTACCTCGTCGGCTGA